Proteins from one Pseudomonas grandcourensis genomic window:
- the metF gene encoding methylenetetrahydrofolate reductase [NAD(P)H], translating to MSQDRRYSFEFFPTKTDAGQEKLLATARQLAAYNPDFFSCTYGAGGSTRDRTLNTVLQLESEVKIPAAPHLSCVGDSKADLRGLLAQYKAAGIKRIVALRGDLPSGMGMASGEMRHANDLVEFIREETGDHFHIEVAAYPEMHPQARNFEDDVANFVRKAKAGADSAITQYFFNADCYFYFVERVRALGVNIPIVPGIMPITNYSKLARFSDACGAEIPRWIRKQLEAYGDDTQSIQRFGEQVITEMCEQLLQGGAPGLHFYTLNQAEASLAVWNNLKLPR from the coding sequence ATGTCCCAAGATCGTCGCTACAGCTTCGAGTTCTTCCCTACGAAGACCGATGCCGGGCAAGAAAAGCTGCTCGCCACTGCTCGCCAGCTGGCCGCCTACAACCCTGACTTCTTCTCCTGCACCTACGGCGCCGGCGGTTCGACCCGTGATCGCACGCTGAACACCGTGTTGCAGCTCGAAAGCGAAGTCAAAATCCCTGCCGCCCCGCACCTGTCCTGCGTGGGAGATAGCAAAGCTGACCTGCGCGGCCTGCTGGCCCAGTACAAGGCCGCCGGCATCAAGCGTATCGTCGCCCTGCGCGGTGACCTGCCTTCGGGCATGGGCATGGCCAGCGGTGAAATGCGCCACGCCAATGATCTGGTTGAATTCATTCGTGAAGAAACCGGTGATCATTTCCACATCGAAGTCGCCGCTTACCCGGAAATGCATCCGCAAGCGCGCAATTTCGAAGACGATGTTGCCAACTTCGTGCGCAAGGCCAAGGCTGGCGCCGACAGTGCGATCACCCAGTATTTCTTCAACGCCGACTGCTACTTCTACTTCGTGGAACGCGTGCGGGCGCTGGGCGTGAACATTCCGATCGTGCCGGGCATCATGCCGATCACCAACTACAGCAAGCTGGCGCGCTTCTCCGATGCCTGCGGTGCGGAAATCCCGCGCTGGATCCGCAAGCAACTGGAAGCCTACGGCGACGACACCCAGAGCATTCAGCGCTTTGGCGAACAGGTCATCACCGAAATGTGCGAACAACTGCTGCAGGGTGGCGCTCCAGGGCTGCACTTCTACACCCTGAACCAGGCTGAAGCGAGCCTGGCGGTGTGGAACAACCTGAAGTTGCCGCGTTAA
- a CDS encoding transporter substrate-binding domain-containing protein has protein sequence MPLITQLIAVLVFTCLSLTARGEKLRIVTEPWAPYVYEDNNGRSLGLDYETTAIVFKRLGIEVEWQFLPWKRCLSMLESGQADGALDIFHSDERDATLLYPSEPLSEVQFVMFYANERPHPFRTLDDLQGLTIGTSPGYLYSKDFSDSTLFTREPAPTHEANFGKLVRGRIDLLITDRRVGQHLLDELGIRDKITENPTIISQQSQFLAVRRNAGMDLLVQRFGAELKRFKREPAYAELSARYGAEPAASVKTEKTTVATEKTVEQQESGAQ, from the coding sequence ATGCCTTTGATCACGCAGTTAATCGCCGTGCTTGTCTTCACTTGCCTGAGCCTCACCGCCCGGGGCGAGAAGCTGCGCATTGTCACGGAACCGTGGGCACCCTACGTATACGAAGACAACAACGGCAGATCCCTGGGCCTGGACTACGAAACCACTGCCATTGTCTTCAAGCGCCTGGGCATCGAAGTGGAGTGGCAATTCCTGCCATGGAAACGCTGCCTGTCGATGCTGGAGTCAGGCCAGGCCGACGGCGCGCTGGACATCTTTCACAGCGACGAACGCGATGCGACCCTGCTCTACCCCAGCGAACCGCTCTCGGAAGTCCAGTTCGTGATGTTCTACGCCAATGAACGACCCCATCCGTTTCGCACCCTCGATGACTTGCAAGGCCTGACCATCGGCACCTCGCCGGGTTACCTGTACAGCAAGGATTTCAGCGATTCGACGCTGTTCACCCGCGAGCCGGCCCCCACCCATGAAGCCAACTTCGGCAAACTGGTACGCGGGCGGATTGACCTGCTGATTACCGATCGCCGCGTCGGCCAGCATTTGCTCGACGAACTGGGCATCCGCGACAAGATCACCGAAAACCCCACGATCATCAGCCAACAAAGCCAGTTTCTCGCGGTGCGGCGCAATGCGGGCATGGATCTGCTGGTGCAGCGTTTCGGCGCCGAACTCAAGCGTTTCAAACGCGAGCCCGCCTACGCTGAACTGAGTGCCCGCTACGGCGCGGAACCGGCAGCCAGCGTGAAGACTGAAAAAACCACGGTTGCCACGGAAAAAACCGTTGAGCAGCAGGAAAGCGGCGCGCAGTGA
- a CDS encoding DEAD/DEAH box helicase, with protein MSFASLGLSEALVRAIEAAGYTEPTPVQQRAIPAVLQGRDLMVAAQTGTGKTGGFALPILERLFPNGHPDKSQRHGPRQPRVLVLTPTRELAAQVHESFKVYARDLKFVSACIFGGVGMNPQVQAMSRGVDVLVACPGRLLDLAGQGSVDLSHVEILVLDEADRMLDMGFVHDVKKVLARLPAKRQNLLFSATFSKDITDLAGKLLHNPERIEVTPPNTTVERIEQRVFRLPASHKRSLLAHLITAGAWEQVLVFTRTKHGANRLAEYLDKHGLSAVAIHGNKSQNARTKALADFKAGEVRILVATDIAARGLDIDQLPHVVNFELPNVDEDYVHRIGRTGRAGRSGEAISLVAPDEEKLLKSIERMTRQKIADGDLMGFDASAVEAEKPEVRERPDMRNPRNPRGPRGDGPNGSGGGGGRKDKGKDKGKEKPAGERGERPARQQKPREGTPAREQRPSQPPRAASDRAPDEFLDDDIDNFGNRVDYVPQQKPAQGRGRRPGAPAQGTAAGSGAPRSGKPQGRQNGPRNSDGASTGTPPAKRSGPRSGAPRDGQARREDSRDRRPARDDQPRSEPAVQNPRGPAPKIMHKESKADRFPTPEQLDQLPSRPRGEKPALLTRNR; from the coding sequence ATGTCCTTTGCTTCCCTCGGTCTCTCCGAGGCTTTAGTCCGCGCCATCGAGGCAGCGGGCTATACCGAGCCTACTCCGGTGCAACAGCGGGCCATTCCCGCCGTGTTGCAAGGTCGCGACCTGATGGTCGCGGCACAGACAGGTACTGGTAAAACCGGCGGTTTCGCCCTTCCGATCCTGGAGCGGCTGTTCCCCAATGGTCACCCGGACAAATCCCAGCGTCACGGCCCGCGCCAACCGCGCGTACTGGTCCTGACCCCGACTCGCGAACTCGCAGCCCAAGTGCATGAAAGCTTCAAGGTCTATGCCCGTGACCTGAAGTTCGTCAGCGCCTGCATCTTCGGCGGTGTCGGCATGAACCCGCAGGTTCAGGCCATGTCCCGTGGCGTAGACGTGCTGGTGGCCTGCCCTGGCCGCCTGCTCGACCTGGCCGGCCAAGGCAGCGTCGATCTGTCCCACGTGGAAATCCTCGTGCTGGACGAAGCCGACCGCATGCTCGACATGGGCTTCGTCCATGACGTGAAAAAGGTCCTGGCCCGTCTGCCGGCCAAACGCCAGAACCTGCTGTTCTCGGCGACCTTCTCCAAGGACATCACCGACCTCGCCGGCAAGCTGCTGCACAATCCGGAACGCATCGAAGTCACGCCGCCGAACACCACGGTCGAGCGTATCGAACAGCGCGTATTCCGCCTGCCGGCCAGCCACAAGCGTTCGCTGCTGGCGCACCTGATCACCGCCGGTGCCTGGGAACAAGTGTTGGTGTTCACCCGCACCAAGCACGGCGCCAACCGCCTGGCCGAGTACCTGGACAAGCATGGCCTGAGCGCCGTCGCGATTCACGGCAACAAGAGCCAGAACGCCCGCACCAAAGCCCTGGCCGACTTCAAGGCCGGTGAAGTGCGCATCCTGGTCGCCACCGACATCGCCGCTCGCGGTCTGGACATCGACCAGTTGCCTCACGTGGTCAACTTCGAACTGCCGAACGTCGATGAAGACTACGTGCACCGCATCGGCCGTACCGGCCGTGCCGGTCGTTCGGGCGAGGCGATTTCGCTGGTCGCCCCGGACGAAGAAAAACTGCTGAAAAGCATCGAGCGCATGACCAGGCAGAAAATCGCCGACGGCGACCTGATGGGCTTCGATGCCAGCGCCGTGGAAGCCGAGAAACCTGAAGTGCGCGAGCGTCCGGACATGCGTAACCCACGCAATCCACGTGGCCCGCGCGGCGACGGTCCGAACGGCAGCGGTGGCGGCGGCGGTCGCAAGGACAAAGGCAAGGACAAGGGCAAGGAAAAACCGGCCGGCGAACGCGGCGAGCGCCCTGCCCGTCAGCAGAAGCCACGTGAAGGCACTCCGGCTCGCGAACAGCGCCCGTCGCAGCCTCCTCGTGCCGCCTCTGATCGTGCCCCGGACGAGTTCCTGGATGACGATATCGATAACTTCGGTAACCGCGTCGACTACGTACCGCAGCAGAAACCTGCTCAAGGCCGCGGTCGCCGTCCGGGTGCTCCGGCACAAGGCACTGCGGCAGGTTCGGGCGCTCCACGTTCCGGCAAACCACAAGGTCGCCAGAACGGTCCGCGCAACAGCGATGGCGCCAGCACCGGCACCCCACCGGCCAAGCGTAGCGGTCCTCGCAGTGGCGCACCGCGCGACGGCCAGGCCCGCCGCGAAGACTCGCGCGATCGCCGCCCGGCCCGTGACGACCAGCCGCGTTCGGAGCCAGCCGTACAGAACCCGCGCGGTCCCGCGCCGAAGATCATGCACAAGGAGTCGAAGGCTGACCGCTTCCCGACACCAGAGCAGCTGGATCAACTGCCAAGCCGTCCTCGTGGTGAGAAACCAGCGCTGCTGACCCGCAATCGCTGA
- a CDS encoding YceI family protein → MLKKTLAALAIGSAVLSANVMAADYTVDKEGQHAFVNFKISHLGYSYITGTFKDLDGKFSFDAAKPEDSKIEFNVNTASVFTNNAERDKHISSKDFLKVADFPKATFKSTSVKSTGKNAAGKDTADVSGDLTIAGVTKPVVVKATFLGEGKDPWGGYRAGFEGTTSIKRSDFGKMMDLGPQSDAVDLYVTFEGVKAK, encoded by the coding sequence ATGTTGAAAAAGACTCTCGCCGCTCTGGCAATCGGTTCTGCTGTTCTGTCTGCCAATGTGATGGCGGCTGACTACACCGTCGACAAGGAAGGCCAGCACGCCTTCGTCAACTTCAAGATCAGCCACCTGGGCTACAGCTACATCACCGGTACCTTCAAGGACCTTGACGGCAAGTTCAGCTTCGACGCTGCCAAGCCTGAAGACAGCAAGATCGAGTTCAACGTGAACACCGCCAGCGTCTTCACCAACAACGCTGAACGTGACAAGCACATCTCCAGCAAAGACTTCCTGAAAGTGGCTGATTTCCCCAAGGCTACTTTCAAGTCCACCAGCGTTAAATCCACTGGCAAAAACGCCGCTGGCAAAGACACTGCTGACGTGAGCGGCGACCTGACGATTGCCGGCGTTACCAAGCCAGTCGTGGTCAAGGCCACTTTCCTGGGTGAAGGCAAGGATCCATGGGGCGGCTACCGTGCAGGCTTCGAGGGTACTACCAGCATCAAGCGTTCCGATTTCGGCAAGATGATGGACCTGGGTCCACAGTCCGACGCAGTTGATCTGTACGTCACGTTTGAAGGTGTTAAAGCGAAATAA
- a CDS encoding cytochrome b, producing the protein MQLRNSTSRYGWVSIFMHWGVALAVFGLFALGLWMVGLGYYDPWRKSGPDLHKSIGLILLGVMVLRVLWRFISPPPPTLASYSRMTRLGAMLGHAFLYLCLFAVMIAGYLISTAEGAGIPVFDWFEVPALVSGLPDQADNAGAIHLYLAWVLVIFSGLHALAALKHHFIDRDVTLKRMLGRKA; encoded by the coding sequence ATGCAGCTACGTAACTCTACCTCCCGCTACGGCTGGGTCAGCATCTTCATGCACTGGGGCGTGGCACTGGCCGTGTTCGGTTTATTCGCCCTCGGGCTGTGGATGGTCGGCCTCGGCTATTACGACCCGTGGCGCAAGTCGGGGCCGGATCTGCACAAGAGCATTGGCTTGATCCTGCTAGGGGTCATGGTATTGCGCGTGTTGTGGCGCTTCATCAGCCCGCCGCCGCCCACCCTGGCCAGTTACAGCCGCATGACGCGTCTGGGTGCCATGCTCGGCCATGCCTTTCTGTATCTCTGTCTGTTCGCTGTGATGATTGCCGGTTACCTGATTTCCACCGCAGAAGGTGCCGGGATTCCGGTGTTTGACTGGTTTGAAGTGCCTGCCCTGGTTTCCGGACTGCCGGACCAGGCAGATAACGCCGGTGCGATTCACCTCTACCTGGCGTGGGTGCTGGTAATTTTTTCCGGCCTCCATGCGTTGGCAGCATTGAAGCACCACTTTATCGACCGTGATGTGACCCTCAAGCGAATGCTGGGTCGCAAAGCCTGA
- a CDS encoding flavin monoamine oxidase family protein, producing the protein MSVGWLRACALVMLGLFSVSALAKDKTAIVIGGGLSGLTAAYELQNKGWQVTLLEAKSSLGGRSGMATSEWIGNDKVQPVLNKYVSTFKLSTTPAPEFVRTPGYLIDGEYFSAADLATKQPATAEALKRFDKTVDDLARSIDDPQNPAANNTLHALDQMNVSSWLDKQNLPATARQLINQQIRTRYDEPSRLSLLYFAQQGRVYRGVSDRDLRASRLVGGSPVLAQALVKQLKTIKTSSPVSSIIQDKDGVTVKVDSVAYKADYVVLAVPLRALNKIQMTPALDAQHMAAIKGTNYGWRDQIMLKFKTPVWEPKARMSGEIFSNTGLGMLWIEPALKGGANVVINLSGDNARVMQAFGDKQMVDQVLIRLHAFYPQARGSFTGYEIRRYSTDPSTGGAYLAFGPGQISKFWRLWERPIQRVAFAGEHTDTLYPGTLEGALRTGQRAASQVEDLAAGKSFEPAKVGPAAAAAGAGAVVAKKGNFFSNLFGGSDDEKKPEPVKVPEPVAPAPAPAAAPAVAPAPVEAPKPATPVKAEPAKKAPAKPAAKTEAKKAPAKAPAKKTEPAKKPAATPATDTKA; encoded by the coding sequence ATGTCTGTCGGTTGGCTGCGCGCCTGTGCGCTGGTGATGTTGGGGCTGTTCAGCGTGTCTGCGCTGGCCAAGGATAAAACCGCGATCGTGATCGGCGGCGGCCTGTCGGGCCTGACTGCCGCGTATGAGCTGCAGAACAAGGGCTGGCAGGTCACCCTGCTGGAAGCCAAGTCGAGCCTGGGCGGTCGCTCCGGCATGGCCACCAGCGAGTGGATCGGCAACGACAAGGTCCAGCCGGTGCTGAACAAGTACGTATCGACCTTCAAGCTGAGCACCACGCCAGCCCCTGAGTTCGTGCGGACCCCAGGCTACCTGATCGATGGCGAGTATTTCTCCGCCGCCGACCTGGCGACCAAGCAGCCGGCCACCGCCGAGGCGCTCAAGCGTTTCGACAAGACCGTGGACGATCTGGCGCGCTCGATTGACGACCCGCAGAACCCGGCCGCCAACAACACGCTGCATGCGCTGGACCAGATGAACGTGTCGAGCTGGCTCGACAAGCAGAACCTGCCGGCCACCGCCCGCCAGTTGATCAACCAGCAGATCCGTACCCGCTACGACGAGCCTTCGCGCTTGTCGCTGCTGTACTTCGCGCAGCAGGGCCGCGTCTACCGTGGCGTCTCCGATCGTGACCTGCGTGCTTCGCGCCTGGTCGGTGGCAGCCCGGTGCTGGCCCAGGCCCTGGTCAAACAGCTGAAAACCATCAAGACCAGCTCCCCGGTCTCGTCGATCATTCAGGACAAGGACGGCGTGACCGTCAAAGTCGACAGTGTCGCTTATAAGGCTGACTACGTTGTATTGGCCGTGCCACTGCGCGCCCTGAACAAGATCCAGATGACCCCGGCGCTGGACGCCCAGCACATGGCGGCGATCAAGGGCACCAACTACGGCTGGCGCGATCAGATCATGCTGAAGTTCAAGACGCCGGTATGGGAGCCCAAGGCGCGCATGTCTGGCGAAATCTTCAGCAACACCGGCCTTGGCATGTTGTGGATCGAGCCTGCCCTGAAGGGTGGCGCCAACGTGGTGATCAACCTGTCCGGCGACAACGCGCGGGTGATGCAGGCATTCGGCGACAAGCAGATGGTCGATCAGGTGTTGATCCGTTTGCACGCGTTCTATCCACAGGCTCGCGGTTCGTTCACTGGTTATGAAATCCGTCGCTACAGCACCGACCCGTCGACTGGCGGCGCCTACCTGGCCTTCGGTCCGGGCCAGATCAGCAAGTTCTGGCGCCTGTGGGAACGCCCGATTCAGCGCGTAGCCTTCGCTGGCGAACACACCGACACCCTGTATCCAGGCACCCTGGAAGGCGCGCTGCGCACCGGTCAACGTGCAGCCAGCCAGGTTGAAGACCTGGCGGCGGGCAAGTCGTTCGAACCGGCGAAAGTGGGTCCGGCTGCCGCAGCGGCGGGCGCTGGTGCGGTGGTGGCGAAGAAAGGCAATTTCTTCAGCAACCTGTTCGGCGGCTCGGATGACGAGAAGAAGCCGGAGCCAGTCAAGGTACCTGAGCCGGTAGCACCTGCTCCTGCGCCAGCAGCCGCTCCGGCCGTTGCACCGGCTCCCGTCGAAGCACCGAAGCCAGCAACCCCGGTAAAAGCCGAGCCGGCCAAGAAGGCTCCGGCGAAACCGGCTGCCAAGACCGAGGCGAAAAAAGCCCCGGCCAAGGCACCGGCCAAGAAAACCGAACCGGCGAAGAAACCGGCTGCCACCCCGGCAACGGATACCAAGGCGTAA
- a CDS encoding adenosylmethionine--8-amino-7-oxononanoate transaminase, with protein sequence MGLNNQWMQRDLAVLWHPCTQMKDHEQLPLIPIKRGEGVWLEDFEGKRYLDAVSSWWVNVFGHANPRINQRIKDQVDQLEHVILAGFSHQPVIELSERLVKMTPEGLTRCFYADNGSSCIEVALKMSFHYWLNRDQPNKKRFVTLTNSYHGETMAAMSVGDVPLFTETYKALLMDTIKVPSPDCYLRPDGMSWEEHSRNMFAAMEQTLAENHDTVAAVIVEPLIQGAGGMRMYHPVYLKLLREACDRYGVHLIHDEIAVGFGRTGTMFACEQAGIRPDFLCLSKALTGGYLPLAACMTTDEVYSAFYDDYPTLRAFLHSHSYTGNPLACAAALATLDIFEEDNVIENNKALAQRMASSTAHLVNHPNVSEVRQTGMVLAIEMVKDKASKEAYPWQERRGLKVFQHALERGALLRPLGSVVYFLPPYVITPEQIDFLAEVASEGIDIATRDSVSVAVPKDFHPGFRDPG encoded by the coding sequence ATGGGCCTGAATAATCAGTGGATGCAACGCGATCTCGCCGTGTTGTGGCATCCCTGCACCCAGATGAAAGATCACGAACAACTGCCGCTGATCCCGATCAAGCGTGGGGAAGGCGTGTGGCTGGAAGACTTCGAAGGCAAGCGCTACCTCGATGCGGTCAGCTCCTGGTGGGTCAATGTGTTCGGCCACGCCAACCCGCGGATCAACCAGCGCATCAAGGACCAGGTCGACCAGCTCGAACATGTGATCCTTGCCGGCTTCAGTCATCAACCGGTGATCGAGTTGTCCGAGCGCCTGGTGAAGATGACGCCGGAAGGCCTGACCCGGTGCTTCTACGCCGATAACGGGTCGTCCTGCATCGAAGTCGCGCTGAAAATGAGCTTTCACTACTGGCTCAATCGCGATCAGCCGAACAAGAAGCGCTTCGTCACCCTGACCAACAGCTACCACGGCGAAACCATGGCGGCGATGTCTGTGGGTGACGTGCCGCTGTTCACCGAGACCTACAAAGCGCTGTTGATGGACACCATCAAGGTGCCGAGCCCGGACTGCTACCTGCGCCCCGACGGCATGAGCTGGGAAGAACACTCGCGCAACATGTTCGCCGCCATGGAGCAGACCCTGGCCGAAAACCACGACACGGTCGCGGCGGTGATCGTCGAGCCGCTGATCCAGGGCGCCGGTGGCATGCGCATGTACCACCCGGTGTACCTCAAGCTGCTGCGAGAAGCCTGTGACCGCTACGGCGTGCACCTGATCCACGACGAAATCGCCGTCGGCTTCGGCCGCACCGGGACGATGTTCGCCTGCGAACAGGCCGGCATCCGCCCTGATTTCCTGTGCCTGTCCAAGGCCCTGACCGGTGGCTATCTGCCGCTGGCGGCGTGCATGACCACCGATGAGGTCTACAGCGCCTTCTACGACGACTACCCGACCCTGCGCGCCTTCCTGCACTCCCACAGTTACACCGGCAACCCGCTGGCGTGCGCGGCGGCCCTGGCGACCCTGGATATTTTCGAAGAAGACAACGTCATCGAGAACAACAAGGCCCTGGCCCAGCGCATGGCTTCGTCGACGGCGCATCTGGTCAACCACCCGAACGTGTCCGAAGTGCGCCAGACCGGCATGGTGCTGGCCATCGAGATGGTCAAGGACAAGGCCAGCAAGGAAGCTTATCCGTGGCAGGAACGTCGCGGCCTGAAGGTGTTCCAGCACGCCCTGGAGCGCGGTGCTTTACTACGTCCGTTGGGCAGCGTGGTGTATTTCCTGCCGCCGTATGTGATTACCCCGGAGCAGATCGACTTCCTTGCCGAAGTGGCCAGCGAAGGGATCGACATTGCAACCCGTGACAGCGTCAGCGTGGCAGTGCCGAAGGACTTCCACCCGGGGTTCCGTGATCCGGGTTGA
- a CDS encoding 16S rRNA (uracil(1498)-N(3))-methyltransferase gives MRLSRFFIDAPLSIGEHELPEAQAHYISRVLRMAEGDALQLFDGSGQEFRARLVDVGKKRVVVQIDESFAGQVESPLQIHLGQGLSRGERMDWAIQKATELGATEITPIFTERCEVRLKDERADKRLLHWRQVAISACEQCGRSQVPVIHPPLLLADWLKQTQAELKLVLHPVAEPLVSHAKPSSLAFLIGPEGGLSDAEVDQAKAGGFHAARLGPRVLRTETAPVVALAVAQQLWGDF, from the coding sequence ATGAGACTGTCCCGCTTCTTTATCGACGCCCCCCTGAGCATCGGCGAGCACGAGTTGCCCGAAGCCCAGGCCCATTACATCAGCCGCGTGCTGCGCATGGCCGAGGGCGATGCGTTGCAGTTGTTCGACGGTTCGGGCCAGGAGTTTCGCGCCAGGCTGGTCGACGTCGGCAAAAAACGCGTCGTGGTGCAGATCGATGAAAGCTTCGCCGGGCAGGTCGAGTCGCCGCTGCAAATCCACCTCGGCCAGGGCCTGTCCCGGGGCGAGCGCATGGACTGGGCGATCCAGAAAGCCACGGAACTGGGCGCCACTGAAATCACCCCGATCTTCACCGAGCGCTGCGAAGTCCGGCTCAAGGACGAGCGCGCCGACAAACGCCTGCTGCACTGGCGCCAGGTGGCGATCAGCGCATGCGAACAGTGCGGTCGCTCGCAAGTGCCGGTGATTCATCCGCCGCTGTTGCTGGCCGACTGGTTGAAGCAGACGCAGGCTGAGTTGAAGCTGGTGCTGCATCCGGTGGCTGAGCCGCTGGTGAGCCATGCCAAACCTTCAAGTCTGGCATTCCTGATCGGTCCGGAGGGTGGTTTGTCCGATGCCGAAGTCGATCAGGCCAAGGCCGGCGGCTTCCATGCCGCCCGCCTCGGTCCACGTGTATTGCGCACTGAGACTGCGCCGGTAGTGGCATTGGCGGTGGCCCAGCAGCTTTGGGGTGATTTCTAA
- a CDS encoding transporter substrate-binding domain-containing protein has protein sequence MQKITLLACTLGLLLGSQVQANEAPLTGTLSKIASANSITLGYRDASVPFSYVGDHSGKPMGYSVDLAGKIVERIQQQLALPDLKVNYNLVTSQTRIPLVQNGTVDLECGSTGVTAERQKQVAFSYGFIYVKGQLLTAKDSGIKSFADLRGKNVVTTAGTTNERFLKSYNVDHKIDMFVISAKDHGEAFQMLQSGRAVAFYMDDALLYGERAKANDPHKWVVVGEEQSREIYSCMVRKDDPQFLALVNGALADLYSSGEINGIYKRWFEQPIPPKGLNLEFPMTSELKAIIAKPVSDPVQ, from the coding sequence ATGCAAAAAATCACGTTGCTCGCTTGTACGCTTGGCCTGTTGCTCGGCAGTCAGGTTCAGGCCAATGAAGCGCCGCTGACCGGCACCCTGAGCAAGATCGCCAGCGCCAACAGCATCACCCTGGGCTATCGCGATGCTTCGGTGCCGTTCTCCTACGTGGGTGATCATAGCGGCAAGCCGATGGGTTACTCGGTGGATCTGGCGGGCAAGATCGTCGAGCGCATCCAGCAACAACTGGCGCTGCCGGACTTGAAGGTGAACTACAACCTGGTGACCTCGCAGACCCGCATTCCACTGGTGCAGAACGGCACCGTGGACCTGGAGTGCGGCTCCACCGGCGTAACCGCCGAACGGCAGAAACAGGTGGCTTTCTCCTATGGCTTCATCTACGTCAAAGGCCAGTTGCTGACGGCGAAGGACAGCGGGATCAAGAGCTTCGCCGACCTGCGCGGCAAGAACGTGGTGACCACCGCCGGCACCACCAACGAGCGCTTCCTGAAAAGCTACAACGTCGATCACAAGATCGACATGTTCGTGATCAGCGCCAAGGACCACGGCGAAGCCTTCCAGATGCTGCAATCAGGCCGGGCGGTGGCGTTCTACATGGACGACGCGCTGCTCTACGGTGAGCGTGCCAAGGCCAATGACCCGCACAAGTGGGTGGTGGTCGGGGAGGAGCAATCGCGGGAGATCTACAGTTGCATGGTGCGCAAGGACGACCCGCAGTTCCTGGCGCTGGTCAACGGCGCGTTGGCGGATCTGTACAGCTCGGGCGAGATCAATGGCATCTACAAGCGCTGGTTCGAGCAGCCGATCCCGCCGAAGGGTTTGAACCTTGAGTTCCCGATGACCAGCGAACTCAAGGCGATCATTGCCAAGCCGGTGAGTGATCCGGTGCAGTAG
- a CDS encoding RidA family protein has protein sequence MTITRLHSNPRLSGAVTFGDLVFLSGQVPGDARDAGGQTREVLAKIDTLLAEAGSDKDHLLSATIYLKNITEDFAAMNEVWSAWLSPGQAPSRTTVQAELARPQVLVEITVIAARV, from the coding sequence ATGACCATTACCCGACTGCACAGCAACCCGCGTCTGTCTGGCGCCGTTACCTTTGGCGACCTGGTGTTTCTCTCCGGGCAGGTGCCGGGCGATGCCCGGGATGCTGGCGGCCAGACCCGTGAAGTGCTGGCGAAAATCGATACCTTGCTGGCCGAGGCGGGCAGCGACAAGGATCATCTGCTCAGCGCGACCATTTACCTGAAGAACATCACCGAGGATTTCGCCGCGATGAACGAGGTCTGGTCGGCCTGGCTATCGCCGGGACAGGCACCGAGCCGCACCACCGTGCAGGCCGAACTGGCCCGACCGCAGGTGCTGGTGGAAATCACCGTCATCGCTGCACGCGTCTGA